The Candidatus Saccharibacteria bacterium genome includes a region encoding these proteins:
- a CDS encoding M1 family metallopeptidase — translation MSKKAVRRLYNQFQPTKYKLKISPDRESMRFSGRVTLYGKKVGRPSQRITLHQSGLTITSCTIVKHDRKTDTDIEIERINQHRRYDEVRLHTDQILYPGYYTIELTFHGTITKAMNGMYPCSFTHDGENKQLIATQFESHHAREVFPCVDEPEAKATFDLTLTTPQGETVLANTPVKKQTTSKTTTTTTFETTPVMSTYLLAFAYGELDYIEAKTKDGVKVRTYATPDNVGFTEFALDVAVKCLEFYNDYFGIDYPLVKCDMIALPDFASGAMENWGLITYREQTLLVDPQNTSLSNKQYVAMVVAHELAHQWFGNLVTMRWWTDLWLNEGFASWIEYMAVDHLFPEWQMWTQFTVDEQQPAFRLDALEYTHPIEVEVKQPDEIRTIFDTISYNKGASVIRMLHQFLGSDNFRDGLRHYLEMHAYGNTDTVDLWDALGSISGKPVKKFMQSWTSQPGFPVVRANVDQDREVSLKQERFYLNPQHTPEAPTTWPIPLLTSDPQIPDKMVDATLSFKLKDSHHLKLNSGQSGFYRTAYNSSHLERLGAEIQSGHLEPNDRLGIISDLFETAKAGQTDTADALEFLRHVHHEDNYAVWDIISGALGNIRLVMNDEQLREAMKPYTRELVSIELERLGWEKQDQDTHFDRLLRPIILGMAASADEPWVVDRCQELFSKLTQPGSSGTYNEIDPDMRGVVFGTVARLGDTKEFEKIMKLHDESTLSEERVTLAAALTGFEKPKLISNALSHITSDKVRLQDVIYWIAYSFMNRHAREQTWQWLQKNWSWLEKHIGTDLSFHRMPIYVARVHSDSSFIPEYKKFFEARMTPALERSYKQGLEVLQWQSAWKTRDLKEIRNFFIQLNQSK, via the coding sequence ATGAGTAAAAAAGCTGTCCGTCGGTTGTATAACCAATTTCAACCGACTAAGTACAAACTGAAAATTTCACCAGACCGTGAATCTATGAGATTCTCTGGTCGCGTTACTCTGTATGGGAAAAAAGTTGGCCGGCCAAGTCAACGTATCACACTGCACCAGTCCGGCTTAACCATAACATCATGCACGATCGTTAAACATGATCGAAAGACAGACACCGATATTGAAATTGAACGGATCAATCAGCACCGACGTTACGATGAAGTCAGATTACACACCGACCAGATACTATACCCTGGATACTACACTATAGAGTTGACTTTCCACGGAACCATAACCAAAGCTATGAACGGCATGTACCCCTGCTCGTTTACCCATGATGGAGAAAATAAACAACTTATCGCCACGCAGTTTGAAAGTCACCACGCCCGCGAAGTTTTTCCGTGTGTTGATGAACCAGAAGCAAAAGCTACTTTTGACCTGACGTTAACCACACCACAAGGTGAGACCGTTTTGGCAAACACTCCTGTCAAAAAGCAAACCACCTCCAAGACGACCACGACCACAACGTTTGAAACCACTCCTGTTATGAGTACGTATCTTTTGGCTTTTGCTTACGGAGAGCTAGATTATATAGAAGCTAAGACAAAAGACGGAGTGAAGGTTCGTACGTACGCTACACCAGACAACGTTGGGTTTACTGAGTTCGCGCTTGACGTCGCTGTTAAATGTCTGGAGTTTTATAATGATTACTTTGGTATCGACTATCCGTTGGTAAAATGTGACATGATTGCCCTACCGGACTTTGCCTCAGGTGCAATGGAAAACTGGGGTCTCATTACATACCGCGAACAGACACTACTCGTTGACCCACAAAACACTTCACTATCAAACAAACAATACGTAGCAATGGTTGTGGCACACGAGCTTGCACACCAATGGTTTGGTAACTTGGTCACCATGCGGTGGTGGACGGATTTATGGCTAAATGAAGGATTTGCCAGCTGGATTGAATACATGGCAGTCGACCACTTGTTCCCCGAGTGGCAAATGTGGACCCAGTTTACTGTAGACGAACAGCAACCGGCATTCAGGCTTGACGCCCTGGAATACACACATCCTATAGAAGTTGAGGTTAAACAGCCTGACGAAATTAGGACTATTTTTGACACTATTAGCTATAACAAAGGTGCCAGCGTTATCCGAATGCTGCATCAGTTCCTTGGCTCAGACAACTTCCGCGATGGCTTGCGCCATTATCTAGAAATGCATGCCTATGGCAACACAGATACAGTTGACTTATGGGATGCACTTGGCTCAATCTCCGGCAAGCCAGTCAAAAAATTCATGCAATCCTGGACGTCGCAGCCTGGATTTCCGGTAGTACGTGCCAACGTCGACCAAGATAGAGAAGTCTCACTGAAGCAAGAACGTTTTTATCTTAACCCTCAACACACTCCTGAAGCCCCCACAACTTGGCCGATACCGCTCCTTACGAGTGACCCCCAAATACCAGATAAAATGGTCGATGCTACCTTGTCGTTTAAACTAAAGGATTCTCATCATCTAAAGTTGAATTCCGGTCAAAGTGGTTTTTATCGAACCGCTTACAACAGCTCACACTTAGAACGACTTGGCGCTGAGATCCAATCAGGACATCTAGAGCCAAATGACCGTCTGGGAATAATCAGCGATCTGTTTGAGACAGCCAAAGCAGGTCAAACCGACACAGCCGATGCACTAGAGTTTCTACGTCATGTGCACCACGAGGATAACTATGCAGTATGGGATATTATTTCTGGAGCACTCGGCAACATTCGTCTAGTAATGAATGACGAACAATTACGTGAAGCTATGAAACCATACACTAGAGAGCTTGTCAGCATTGAGCTGGAACGCCTTGGCTGGGAAAAACAAGACCAGGACACTCATTTTGATCGATTGTTACGACCTATCATCCTAGGCATGGCAGCCAGTGCTGATGAGCCGTGGGTCGTAGACCGTTGCCAAGAACTATTCTCTAAACTAACTCAACCAGGGTCTAGCGGCACATACAATGAGATCGATCCAGATATGCGAGGTGTGGTGTTTGGGACTGTTGCGCGTCTTGGTGACACCAAAGAATTCGAAAAAATTATGAAATTGCACGATGAATCTACCTTAAGTGAAGAACGTGTCACCCTAGCAGCTGCATTGACTGGGTTCGAAAAACCCAAGCTCATTTCTAATGCGCTTTCACACATCACTAGCGATAAAGTTCGACTCCAGGATGTAATATACTGGATAGCTTATAGTTTCATGAACCGGCACGCCAGGGAACAAACGTGGCAATGGCTACAAAAAAACTGGAGCTGGTTGGAAAAACACATCGGTACAGATTTAAGCTTCCATCGTATGCCCATATATGTCGCACGAGTCCATAGCGACAGCTCGTTTATACCTGAATACAAAAAGTTTTTTGAGGCTCGTATGACACCAGCACTGGAACGTTCTTATAAACAAGGCCTAGAGGTTTTGCAGTGGCAATCCGCCTGGAAAACACGTGATTTAAAAGAGATCCGAAACTTCTTTATTCAATTAAATCAATCAAAGTAA
- the nusA gene encoding transcription termination factor NusA — translation MDFKQLAVAIKAIAEEKNLPEDAVQEVVEQALAAAYRRDYGDREQDVRVRMNINTGKVQAFVTKEIVSKVSDERFEISLKDAQAQKKNAKAGETIEIEEPIENFGRVAAQTAKQVVLQRLREAEREIIMNEYQDKIGTVINGIVARVEGNIVRVDLGKTQGMLPRSEQIQGERYFPGQRVKVFLKDVERGFRGPQLILSRGNTEFVEWLFRAEVPEMENGAVEIKGIAREAGVRSKIAVYSSVPGVDPVGTFVGGHGTRVNAVMSEIGEQEKIDIAVWDEDPATYITNALSPTKVTKVVIDEKNKKAQVVVPEDQLSIAIGKSGQNVRLASKLTGYELDIIAETAAAQQKETKTKEEPKQGQKLKRKTELESSLLNAIEEHGE, via the coding sequence ATGGATTTTAAACAACTAGCAGTAGCGATAAAAGCTATTGCCGAGGAAAAAAATTTACCGGAAGATGCAGTTCAGGAAGTAGTCGAGCAAGCGCTGGCTGCAGCGTATCGTCGAGATTACGGTGATCGTGAGCAAGATGTGCGCGTTCGTATGAACATAAACACTGGTAAGGTTCAAGCCTTTGTCACAAAAGAGATTGTTAGTAAAGTCTCTGACGAGCGTTTTGAAATTAGTTTGAAGGACGCACAGGCACAAAAGAAAAATGCCAAGGCTGGTGAAACAATTGAAATTGAAGAACCGATTGAGAATTTCGGTAGGGTTGCCGCTCAGACTGCCAAGCAAGTCGTATTACAGCGTCTTCGTGAAGCAGAACGAGAAATTATCATGAATGAGTATCAGGATAAGATTGGAACAGTCATTAACGGGATTGTGGCACGCGTTGAAGGTAACATCGTTCGGGTAGATTTAGGTAAAACACAAGGTATGTTGCCCCGTAGCGAACAGATACAGGGTGAGCGTTACTTCCCAGGACAACGCGTAAAAGTATTTCTCAAAGATGTGGAGCGTGGTTTTCGCGGGCCGCAGCTCATACTTTCTAGAGGAAATACTGAGTTTGTGGAATGGCTGTTTAGAGCCGAAGTTCCGGAAATGGAAAACGGAGCCGTAGAGATTAAGGGTATAGCCCGAGAAGCTGGTGTCCGAAGCAAAATCGCCGTATATAGTAGTGTGCCCGGTGTTGATCCGGTCGGTACGTTTGTCGGTGGGCATGGAACTAGAGTTAATGCAGTTATGTCAGAAATTGGTGAACAGGAGAAAATTGACATTGCGGTTTGGGACGAAGATCCAGCCACCTATATCACGAATGCATTGAGTCCTACTAAAGTCACTAAGGTTGTGATCGACGAAAAAAATAAGAAAGCCCAGGTTGTAGTCCCGGAAGATCAGCTGAGCATTGCCATTGGTAAAAGCGGGCAAAATGTTCGGCTCGCCAGTAAGCTAACTGGTTATGAGCTTGATATCATTGCAGAAACGGCTGCCGCTCAACAAAAAGAGACTAAAACCAAAGAAGAGCCAAAGCAAGGTCAGAAACTCAAAAGGAAAACAGAGCTAGAAAGTTCTCTGCTAAATGCGATAGAAGAACACGGCGAGTAA
- a CDS encoding ATP-dependent Clp protease ATP-binding subunit, whose translation MHESADFQEFLNNLTDNALQSLKHADAIARGFGSAYVGTEHLLLGVLAQDSSIGAKILDDAGVTLDRARLALNLSPKTLVINMGAKGLSETAKLTLRMAYDVAQDFNQEFCGTEHILYSILSQKNAKATLLLKDMNVDVDKLVTELEQFLNRQQYENDGDKTSENRRRGKKQRKTVLDFYGTDLTAQARQKKLDPVVGREPQIRRLITILNRRTKNNPVLIGEPGVGKTAIVEGLAQRIIVEDVPDSLLDRRIIMLDLAGMIAGTKYRGEFEERLKKVMQELESDKKTIVFIDEMHLIVGAGAAEGAMDAGNILKPALARGRIQVIGATTTDEYTKHVEKDAALERRFQPIQVPEATIPETLAILKGLRKHYEKFHSVKISDEVLEDTVNFAKRYINDRFMPDKAIDLLDETAAHLRVDKGKTPPEMRRLQKELKLVNNRIEDAVDAEDYERAAKAKQRASQINGEIKKLQAKGKAVNTINMTSDNVADVVARMTGVPVTKVIKAEAKHLLNLEKKLGKYVIGQDEAVEVVARAVRRNRVGISSDKRPIGSFIFLGPTGVGKTELARVLAREFFGSDDALIKIDMSEFNERHTSSRLVGSPAGYVGYDDGGELTDKIRRQPYSLVLLDEIEKAHPDVFNMLLQILEDGVLTDAKGRKIDFSNTIVIMTSNLGAEKLQKEANFGFQATRPEDMDNLDELHAANKDKVLDELKNMLRPELLNRIDKVVVFRALTKKDVLRILDLQLSELRDRLIQHGLGLKVTNKAKEYLLEHGYDAQNGVRPLRRLLADTIEDHIALELLDDKYPKGSIVNVGTKQNELQFSAKHETAGTR comes from the coding sequence ATGCACGAATCAGCAGATTTTCAAGAATTTTTAAATAACCTAACGGATAATGCGCTGCAAAGTCTAAAACATGCAGATGCTATTGCACGTGGTTTTGGTAGCGCCTATGTCGGTACGGAACATTTATTACTGGGTGTATTGGCTCAGGACTCCAGTATCGGTGCTAAAATCCTGGATGATGCCGGTGTAACACTCGATAGAGCTCGTTTAGCACTGAACTTATCGCCCAAAACGTTAGTCATAAACATGGGAGCCAAGGGTCTCAGCGAGACGGCTAAACTAACACTGCGCATGGCATACGATGTTGCACAGGATTTTAATCAAGAGTTTTGTGGTACGGAGCACATTCTCTACAGTATTTTGAGCCAAAAGAATGCCAAAGCGACCTTGCTACTAAAAGACATGAATGTTGATGTTGATAAGTTGGTAACAGAGCTAGAACAGTTCTTAAACCGTCAGCAATATGAGAATGATGGCGATAAAACTTCTGAAAATCGCCGTCGTGGCAAAAAGCAACGCAAGACAGTGCTGGATTTTTACGGAACTGATCTCACTGCCCAAGCCCGTCAAAAAAAGCTTGATCCTGTCGTTGGACGCGAACCACAAATACGACGCTTAATAACTATTTTGAATCGACGAACTAAAAATAATCCGGTTTTGATTGGTGAGCCTGGGGTTGGTAAGACCGCCATTGTTGAAGGTCTTGCCCAGCGTATTATAGTCGAAGATGTACCTGACAGTTTGCTTGATAGACGGATTATTATGTTAGATCTTGCAGGAATGATTGCCGGAACTAAGTATCGCGGTGAGTTTGAGGAACGTCTGAAAAAAGTGATGCAAGAATTAGAGAGCGACAAAAAAACGATAGTATTTATCGATGAAATGCACTTGATCGTTGGGGCTGGTGCAGCCGAAGGCGCAATGGATGCAGGAAATATCCTAAAACCTGCGTTAGCACGTGGGCGAATTCAGGTAATCGGCGCCACGACAACTGATGAATACACTAAGCATGTAGAGAAAGACGCTGCACTAGAACGACGGTTCCAGCCGATTCAGGTACCGGAGGCGACTATTCCGGAAACGCTTGCAATCTTGAAAGGCTTGCGTAAGCATTACGAGAAATTCCATAGCGTTAAAATCAGTGACGAAGTTCTTGAAGACACCGTTAATTTTGCAAAACGCTATATTAATGATCGATTCATGCCGGACAAAGCAATAGATTTATTAGATGAGACTGCCGCACATCTACGGGTCGATAAAGGGAAGACTCCGCCAGAAATGAGGCGGCTACAAAAGGAGCTAAAACTTGTTAATAATCGCATCGAAGATGCAGTGGACGCTGAAGACTATGAAAGAGCCGCGAAAGCAAAACAACGAGCCAGTCAAATAAATGGAGAGATAAAGAAATTACAGGCAAAAGGTAAAGCGGTTAATACTATAAACATGACAAGCGACAACGTAGCAGACGTTGTTGCGCGAATGACAGGTGTACCGGTAACGAAGGTTATTAAAGCTGAGGCAAAACATTTATTAAATTTGGAAAAGAAGCTTGGGAAGTACGTTATAGGCCAAGACGAGGCCGTTGAAGTCGTTGCCCGAGCAGTTCGTCGCAATCGTGTTGGTATTAGCTCAGACAAGCGACCAATCGGCTCATTTATTTTCCTTGGTCCTACGGGCGTAGGAAAGACAGAGCTGGCTCGTGTTCTGGCTAGGGAATTTTTCGGGTCTGACGATGCACTGATTAAAATTGATATGAGTGAGTTTAATGAACGACACACCAGTTCACGGCTTGTCGGCTCCCCAGCGGGGTATGTCGGTTATGACGATGGCGGCGAGTTAACTGACAAGATACGTCGACAGCCGTATAGTCTTGTGCTACTTGATGAGATTGAAAAGGCTCACCCAGATGTGTTTAATATGCTGTTACAGATACTAGAAGATGGTGTACTGACAGATGCAAAGGGTCGCAAGATTGATTTTTCTAACACCATTGTCATTATGACCAGCAACCTAGGCGCTGAAAAATTACAAAAAGAAGCCAATTTTGGCTTCCAAGCTACGCGTCCAGAGGATATGGACAATCTAGATGAACTACATGCGGCCAATAAAGATAAGGTGCTTGATGAATTAAAAAACATGTTGCGACCAGAGCTTCTCAATCGGATCGACAAAGTAGTCGTATTCCGTGCGCTAACCAAAAAGGACGTATTGAGAATTTTGGATTTGCAATTGTCGGAGTTGCGAGATCGGCTCATACAACACGGACTTGGCCTAAAAGTGACTAATAAAGCCAAGGAATACTTACTGGAACATGGTTATGATGCTCAAAACGGTGTCCGACCATTGAGACGGCTTCTGGCTGATACAATCGAAGATCACATTGCGCTTGAACTGCTTGATGACAAGTATCCCAAAGGCAGTATTGTTAATGTTGGAACAAAACAAAACGAACTGCAGTTTAGTGCAAAACACGAAACTGCCGGCACGCGTTAA